The Patescibacteria group bacterium genome window below encodes:
- a CDS encoding ATP-binding protein, which yields MLKPKSKTDLVESCRVACEKAGSHLSDYFSFYFLSSIGLVLGIFYFIYQYTHHQFAFWEDVKPFNLGISLFQIVNYFWVALVVSALIASSYLYCSGRVALRKKNILEKELQRRKEEYEKILENVPVSILTLNKKGEVISANPYFTELSGKLVSEKIGKSIFNFGFVYESEELQSRYNNLLKNGESFQYINYTRSSWIPRKFLNFYAVPLKNKKGEVEGAISVAQDNTETFIALEQVRNKVKQIHLIDQISRAINSVLNLEEVLWLILRNAVKLTNAVSGAVLMLENRDDLVIKEAYNMPAGWQNVRIKVGQGLCGHAAFIKQPYYSNDLKNDPYFISRPEIENIKSELAVPIILEKEVIGIIKIDSDETGRFKDEDAELMVTLANSAAVAISNSQLYERVKDLNKNLEEKVQLRTEELKIANQKLEKSIELKSQFIADASHELRTPLTIMKGNLDIALLDEKVKVKDLKETLKSIDEEVERMSGILADLMVLTHAGSGKLNIKKTTVNLENLLKTAAQSMEILAKEKNIKIEVNVNSGVNAMIDENKFLKLLLNLISNAIKYGKNNGRVRLSAENNAEEIKVIIADNGIGIPEDELPFIFERFYRVNKVRTREKIGGSGLGLAICKSITEAHGGIIDVQSKVGEGSQFFIRLPNKKIEFGDG from the coding sequence ATGTTAAAACCTAAATCAAAAACTGATTTGGTGGAATCCTGCAGAGTTGCTTGCGAAAAGGCGGGGTCTCATCTCTCCGATTATTTTTCATTTTATTTTCTTTCCAGCATTGGCTTAGTGCTGGGAATTTTTTATTTTATATATCAATACACCCATCACCAGTTTGCTTTTTGGGAAGATGTCAAACCTTTTAATTTAGGAATTTCTCTTTTTCAAATAGTAAATTATTTTTGGGTCGCCCTTGTTGTTTCAGCGCTTATTGCAAGTTCTTACTTATACTGTAGTGGCCGAGTCGCTCTTAGAAAAAAAAATATTTTGGAAAAAGAACTTCAGCGGCGAAAAGAAGAATACGAAAAGATTTTAGAAAATGTTCCCGTCAGTATTTTAACTCTTAATAAAAAAGGTGAAGTTATCTCAGCTAATCCATACTTTACCGAACTTTCAGGGAAGTTGGTATCGGAGAAAATAGGTAAGAGTATTTTTAATTTTGGTTTTGTGTACGAATCAGAGGAGCTCCAATCTAGATATAACAATTTATTAAAAAACGGCGAATCATTTCAGTATATTAACTACACACGCAGTTCCTGGATTCCAAGAAAATTTTTAAATTTTTACGCCGTACCACTTAAAAATAAAAAGGGTGAAGTAGAGGGAGCTATCTCGGTTGCTCAAGACAACACCGAAACATTTATTGCCTTGGAACAGGTACGAAATAAAGTTAAACAGATTCACTTAATAGACCAAATATCAAGAGCGATCAATTCTGTGTTGAACCTGGAAGAAGTTCTTTGGCTAATTCTTCGGAACGCGGTAAAATTGACGAACGCGGTCAGCGGCGCTGTTTTAATGCTTGAAAATAGGGATGACTTAGTTATTAAAGAGGCATATAATATGCCTGCTGGTTGGCAAAATGTTCGTATCAAAGTTGGGCAAGGACTTTGCGGCCATGCCGCTTTTATCAAGCAGCCATATTATAGTAATGATCTTAAAAATGATCCATATTTTATTAGCCGGCCAGAGATTGAAAATATTAAATCAGAACTCGCCGTGCCGATTATTTTAGAAAAGGAGGTTATCGGCATTATAAAAATTGATAGTGATGAAACAGGAAGATTTAAGGACGAGGATGCGGAATTGATGGTCACTCTGGCTAATAGTGCGGCGGTGGCGATTTCTAATAGTCAGTTGTATGAAAGGGTAAAAGATTTAAATAAAAATTTGGAAGAGAAAGTCCAGCTAAGAACAGAAGAGTTGAAGATTGCCAATCAAAAATTAGAAAAATCAATTGAGTTGAAGTCTCAATTTATTGCCGATGCATCACACGAGCTTAGAACGCCACTTACCATCATGAAAGGAAATCTTGATATTGCTCTTTTGGACGAGAAAGTGAAGGTGAAGGACCTCAAGGAAACTTTAAAAAGTATTGATGAGGAGGTTGAGCGAATGTCTGGAATTCTTGCTGATTTGATGGTTTTAACGCATGCCGGATCTGGAAAACTTAATATTAAAAAAACTACCGTAAATTTAGAAAATCTTTTAAAAACAGCGGCTCAGTCAATGGAAATCTTGGCTAAAGAAAAAAATATAAAAATAGAAGTGAATGTCAATAGCGGGGTGAATGCCATGATTGATGAAAATAAATTTTTGAAATTATTGTTGAACTTGATATCTAATGCAATCAAATATGGAAAAAACAATGGCCGGGTCCGCCTTTCGGCGGAAAATAATGCCGAAGAAATTAAGGTGATTATTGCGGATAACGGCATCGGTATCCCCGAAGATGAATTGCCGTTTATTTTTGAAAGATTTTATCGCGTTAATAAAGTTCGTACCAGAGAAAAAATTGGTGGCAGCGGGCTCGGATTGGCAATTTGTAAATCAATTACAGAAGCTCACGGGGGGATTATTGACGTTCAAAGCAAAGTGGGGGAGGGTAGTCAATTTTTTATTCGCTTACCGAATAAAAAAATCGAGTTTGGAGATGGTTGA